A DNA window from Candidatus Rokuibacteriota bacterium contains the following coding sequences:
- a CDS encoding LLM class flavin-dependent oxidoreductase, whose product AEVAKELDAYRTTYRQVNGTEAPAPISAGWTFCDPSAERAEELARRYIGGYYQTVLEHYRFDTPHLATTKGYEYYGKMAEKIATYGTDKVIDFFLNLQVWGTPEQCYEKIVDVRARVGNETLVGVFSYAGMPYDEAERNMRLFAKEVMPALKRVGREPVAGQVAPRRAGAELDVGLLGS is encoded by the coding sequence GGCCGAGGTGGCGAAGGAGCTGGACGCGTACCGGACGACCTACCGCCAGGTCAACGGCACTGAGGCGCCGGCGCCGATCAGCGCCGGCTGGACGTTCTGCGATCCGAGCGCGGAGCGCGCCGAGGAGCTGGCGCGGCGCTACATAGGCGGCTACTACCAGACGGTCCTCGAGCACTACCGGTTCGACACCCCCCATCTGGCGACGACGAAGGGGTACGAGTACTACGGCAAGATGGCCGAGAAGATCGCGACCTACGGGACCGACAAGGTGATCGACTTCTTCCTGAACCTCCAGGTCTGGGGCACGCCGGAGCAGTGCTATGAGAAGATCGTGGATGTGCGGGCGCGGGTCGGCAACGAGACCCTCGTCGGCGTCTTCAGCTATGCCGGCATGCCCTACGACGAGGCGGAGCGCAACATGCGGCTGTTCGCGAAAGAGGTGATGCCGGCGCTGAAGCGGGTCGGGCGCGAGCCCGTGGCCGGCCAGGTCGCGCCGCGGCGCGCGGGTGCGGAGCTCGATGTCGGGCTCCTCGGATCCTGA